Below is a window of Leucobacter chromiiresistens DNA.
CGCGCCAAGGAAGGCCTGCGCGCCCTACTCTCGCTCATCCCCGACATCGCGCGCATCTCCCGACTGCACGGCGAAGAAACGATCCCCGTCGCGGAACTGCGCGAGCTCGACATCCTCATCATCGGGGCGGGGGAGCGGGTCGCTACCGATGGGATCGTCGTCGACGGCACCTCGAGCATCGACACCTCCGCCGTCACCGGCGAGTCCATCTCCGTCGCGGTGCGCCCGGGCGACGCAGTTCCGGCCGGAGCGATCAACGGTTCCGGCACCCTGCGGATCGAGGCAACCGCCGACGGCCGCGACAACTCGCTCACCCAGATCGTCGCTCTCGTCGAGCAGGCGCACGCCCGGAAGGGGGAGCGTGCCAGACTCGCCGATCGGATCGCCAGGCCGCTTGTACCGACCGTGCTTATCGTCGCCGCGCTCGTGGTCGTCTTCGGTTTCATTGTGGGAGATCCGACCACCTGGATCGAGCGGGCCCTCGTCGTGCTCGTCGCAGCCTCCCCGTGCGCACTCGCGATCGCCGTCCCGGTGACGGTGATCAGTGCGATCGGCTCCGCGTCGAAGTACGGCGTCGTCATCAAGTCCGGGCAGGCCTTCGAACAGCTCGGCACGATCCGCACCGTCGCCCTCGACAAGACCGGTACCCTCACCCGCAATGAGCCGCAGGTCGTCGAGGTTGCCAGCTACGGTTACGCCGAACATGAGGTGCTCGACTTCGCCGCCGCGCTCGAAGTCTCAAGCACCCACCCGCTCGCTGCCGCCATCGTCGCCGCAGCTCCGAACGCGAAGCCCGGGCAAGACGTCGCAGAGGAAGCCGGCCACGGCATCACCGGTGTCGTCGACGGCCGCCGCATCCGCGTCGGCAACACCCGCTGGCTCGACCCGGGCGCGCACCGGGAGGCCGCCGCGCAGCTGGCCGAACGAGGCATGACGGTCGTGGTGGTCGAGGTCGATGGGCAACTCGCTGGGCTCATCGGGATCCGCGATGAGCTTCGCGCGGAGTCGGCCGAGACGATCCGCATGATGCGCGACATGGGCATCACCCCCATCATGCTCACCGGCGACAACGAACGCACCGCCCGCGCACTGGCGGCCGAGGCCGGCATCCAAGACGTCCGTGCCGAGCAGCTCCCCGCAGACAAGGCCGGCGCCATCGGCGCACTCGCGGCTGCGTCGCCGACGGCGATGGTCGGCGACGGCATCAACGATGCCCCCGCGCTCGCGACGGCAACCGTCGGCATCGCGATGGGGGTTAAGGGCTCCGCCGCCGCCATCGAATCCGCCGACGTCGCCTTCACCGGTCACGATCTGCGCTTCATCCCGCAAGCTCTCGCACATGCACGCCGCGGCCGACGCATCATGACGTGGAACATCGGACTCGCCCTGGCCATCATCATCGTGCTCTTCCCCCTGGCGCTCTTCGGCGTGCTCGGCCTAGCCGGGGTCGTACTCGTGCACGAGCTGGCCGAGGTGCTCGTCATCCTCAACGGCATCCGGGCCGCGCGCCGGCCAACAGGTGCGAGGCCCCAGGCCCTGTCGCCGACCGCTACGCCGACGCCGGTCGACACGCCTGAGAACACGCTCGCAAAGTAGCAGTCCTATCTCCCCTTAGGGTTTCGATGCTAAATTGTTACATAACTATGGAGGTGACGAAGTGATGGGTGCACGCTCGGCGGCGCGACGACCGCTGTCTCGGCGTGCGCTCCTCACCCTCGTCTGGGTCGGTGCATTCGTCGTCCTCGGCCTGGCCGGGCTGCGGGCGCACAGCACCGAACTCGCCAGCGTCCCCGTCGTGGCCGAGGGTGCAGCAAGCAGCACCACCGCCTCGGCAGCCCCAGGCGACACGATCGTCGAAGGGGGCGAGCTCGCCGCCCACGGCAGTGTGCAAAGCTGGCACCTCGATCTCCTCACGGTCTGCATGCTCAGCATGCTCGCCACCCTCATGCTGTTCGTCCTCTTCACCCGGCGACCCTGGCTGCAGCAGCGACTCGGCAGGATCCGCGACTGGGCGGTCGCTCTGCCCCGCGCCCCCGCGCGCCCGCAGCCACTGCTGCTACTTCACTCGATCTCTCGCACCTGATCGGTACCGGGAACCCCACGCACGGGTAACCCGCGAAGCTCCGCGCGCCTCGACGAGGTGCCGCATTCTCGCTGAGAGCTTCCCTGGCCCCGTGTGAGCGCTGCCCTCGGCGTGACGCCGTCCGGCACCGCGGATCCTCGAACCTCACGCGGGCGCAGGAGCGCCCCCGATCAGGAGAAAGCACTTTGAACTCCACAGATTCACCGATCGAAGCCAAGCACTTCCTCTTCACCCTTGGCACCCTGGGCGCGAGCATCGTCTGCGCCATCGCCTCGTTCTTCGTCCTCGGAGTCGTCTTTTGAAGCGCCGCCGGTACCCAGAGCAGTCCGCGGAGCCTAAGCGGAGCACTTGGGTCGAACCCGTCGTCTTCGACGACCGGCCGGCCGAAGCCTCGGCACAGCCCCGCCGATCCAAGCATGCAGCCGCTGCTTCGCCATCGGCGCTGCGTCCCCTGATTCCGATGCCGCCCATCGCTAACCCCCTTACCGGAGGGGCGACTGCCCCAGGTGGCGGGGCAGTCGCCCAGGAGAGCCCGGAGCGGCGTCGTCCGAGGCTGCGCAGCTTCATCGTCGGCAGCTCGGCGCTCGCCAGCGTCGCCGTACTCGTCGCAGGCGCCGTCTTCCCGGCGACCACCGCCGCACTCGCCGACAGCCCCGTGCTCGCAAACCGACAACAGGCCTTCGTCACTGGGGACACCACCGACACCCCATCGCTCATCGACGAGATCCAGATCTCCCCGGTCACCATCGCCGCTCCTGACCTCGGATTGAACGGCGGGTCGCTCACTGTCAGCGGTCTCGCCGACACGAAGCTGGAATACCCCTTCGCCCAGGAAGTGCCCCTTACCGATGGCTTCGGGTACCGCCCCGCGCCGGTTGCAGGCTTCCACGACGCGCAGGATATGGGCGCCGCCGGCGGCACCCCGATCCGCATCGTCGGAGACGGTGTGATTACCGAGGCTGGTTGGGCCTCCGACGGGTGCGGCTTCTCGCTGCAAGTCCAGCACCAGGTCGCTGGGCAGAACGTGTTTAGCCGGTACTGCCACATGCAGGCGAACTCTCACTCCTGGCAGGTTGGGCAACCCGTTAAGGGCGGAGACCAAGCCGGGCTCGTGGGCACCACTGGCATGTCCTTCGGGAACCACCTGCACCTGGTGATGCGCGTCGAAGACGAACCTGTCGATCCGCTGCCGTTCATCGCCGCGAACTCGAAGTAGCCCCTCCCCGGCGAGCGATCGCCGGCCTCAGTAAGGACATCCCCTGCCCGTGTATCCCGCGAAGGCCAGCCTCGAGCTCGGCGACCTCTTCCAGTTCGATCTGCTCAGCGTGTCGCCGCTCGCCTGGCTCGCCATCGTCTGCCTCGCCCTATACCTCGCGGGAGCGATCTCCCTATGGATGCGCCGCAAACGATGGGGTATCAGTTCGACGCTTCTGTTCACGTTCGGATGCGTCATATGGTTTGCGGCAACCGGCCTGACCGCGAACGCCTACGCCGAGGAACTCGTCGCGGTGCTGCTCTTTCAGCAGATTACGCTTATGGTCGTCGTGCCCCCGTTCCTGCTCATGGGATCCCCGGGCCGGCTGTTGCTGCGCTCCACCCCGCGCCGCGGGGTCGGGCGCCCCGTGCTGCGCCTGGCCCTCTGCGCCTACCGCTCGCGCACCGCCCGGGTGCTCTTGCACCCGGCCACCGTGATCATCATCGCCGTTCTCGCCTTCCCCACCCTTTACTTCACCGACACGGTGAGCTGGTTCCTCGAGCTCCCGTCCGGGCATCTCATCCTGCTCACCCTGTTCCTTGCCTTCGGTATGATCGGTGCCGCCCCGCTGTGGTCACTCGACCCACTGCCGCGCGCCCCCTCATTCGTCGTGCGCATCGTCGACGTGCTCCTCGAAATCCAGATCCACGCGACCTTTGGACTCATACTGCTGCGCAGCACCGAGCCCATGTTCCGCTGGTACGCCGCCGACCCTGACGCCTGGAAGATCAGCCGCGCCCTCGACCAGGCCATCGCCGGCGGCCTGATCTGGTCGTACGGAGAGCTGCCGCTGATCATCGTGCTCATCGTCACCATCTCCAAATGGCGCACCAGCGATCTGCGGCAAGCGAAACGCCGCGAAGCGCAGGAGGATGCCGAGCTGGACGCCTACAACGCCTACCTCGCTTCTAAGTTCGGAAAGGAGCAGTGATGGCGACCGTCCTCACCTTCGCGCTCACCGGGATGCTCGGCCTGCTCGCCATCTTCCAGATCGCTCTGGCCGCCGGCGCGCCGCTCGGCAAGTTCGCCTGGGGCGGAGAACACACCACCCTCCCGCTCAACCTCCGCTTCGGCGCGATCTCCGCCGTGCTCCGCTACGCCTTCATCGTCTTCATCGCCCTCGATCGCAGCGGCACCATCGCTGTGCTCCCCGAGGAGTTCAGCTTCTGGGTGATGTGGCTCATCGTCGCCCACCTCGGGTTCAGCGTGATCCTCAGCCTGCTCTCCAAGAGCAAGTACGAGAAAATGACGCTCGCCCCCTACACGTTCGCGATGGGTGTGCTCAGCCTGCTCATCGCCCTCCAATAGGCCGCAGCATGGCGTGCGAGTCAGTCCATTCCCATGATCAGCGAGCACCCGCTCGTTACAATCGGGGTGTGTTCCCAGTTTCCCGCAGCGCCCGCACAACGCGGCGACGATTCACGATGAGAGCCGCAACGCTGCTCCTCGCCGCAATCGTCACCGTCGTGGGCCTGTGGGGTGTCTCCCATGCCGATGACGTCGGCCTGT
It encodes the following:
- a CDS encoding M23 family metallopeptidase, translating into MPPIANPLTGGATAPGGGAVAQESPERRRPRLRSFIVGSSALASVAVLVAGAVFPATTAALADSPVLANRQQAFVTGDTTDTPSLIDEIQISPVTIAAPDLGLNGGSLTVSGLADTKLEYPFAQEVPLTDGFGYRPAPVAGFHDAQDMGAAGGTPIRIVGDGVITEAGWASDGCGFSLQVQHQVAGQNVFSRYCHMQANSHSWQVGQPVKGGDQAGLVGTTGMSFGNHLHLVMRVEDEPVDPLPFIAANSK
- a CDS encoding cytochrome c oxidase assembly protein: MYPAKASLELGDLFQFDLLSVSPLAWLAIVCLALYLAGAISLWMRRKRWGISSTLLFTFGCVIWFAATGLTANAYAEELVAVLLFQQITLMVVVPPFLLMGSPGRLLLRSTPRRGVGRPVLRLALCAYRSRTARVLLHPATVIIIAVLAFPTLYFTDTVSWFLELPSGHLILLTLFLAFGMIGAAPLWSLDPLPRAPSFVVRIVDVLLEIQIHATFGLILLRSTEPMFRWYAADPDAWKISRALDQAIAGGLIWSYGELPLIIVLIVTISKWRTSDLRQAKRREAQEDAELDAYNAYLASKFGKEQ
- a CDS encoding heavy metal translocating P-type ATPase — its product is MSEECCGPDESKTIRPKPAAPVLDGDACCGPKLPPVFAKSQEEEGEHATRPPSWRDPALLPSAFSGTALVIGYLLESSGVEIPALVLQWVALLFGAYTFVPSTVRRLIRGRVGVGLLMTIAAIGAVALGHVGEAAALAFLFSLAEALEDRAMDRAKEGLRALLSLIPDIARISRLHGEETIPVAELRELDILIIGAGERVATDGIVVDGTSSIDTSAVTGESISVAVRPGDAVPAGAINGSGTLRIEATADGRDNSLTQIVALVEQAHARKGERARLADRIARPLVPTVLIVAALVVVFGFIVGDPTTWIERALVVLVAASPCALAIAVPVTVISAIGSASKYGVVIKSGQAFEQLGTIRTVALDKTGTLTRNEPQVVEVASYGYAEHEVLDFAAALEVSSTHPLAAAIVAAAPNAKPGQDVAEEAGHGITGVVDGRRIRVGNTRWLDPGAHREAAAQLAERGMTVVVVEVDGQLAGLIGIRDELRAESAETIRMMRDMGITPIMLTGDNERTARALAAEAGIQDVRAEQLPADKAGAIGALAAASPTAMVGDGINDAPALATATVGIAMGVKGSAAAIESADVAFTGHDLRFIPQALAHARRGRRIMTWNIGLALAIIIVLFPLALFGVLGLAGVVLVHELAEVLVILNGIRAARRPTGARPQALSPTATPTPVDTPENTLAK